CGAGGGCAATGCCGAGATCAAGAAAGTCGCGGAGTTCTTCCACTTCGCCTGCACCTCGGAAGACATCAACAACCTGTCCTATGCCCTGATGCTGCAGGAAGCGCGCGACAAGGTGCTCTACCCGGCCTGGGATGCCATCAATGAAGACATCCGCGCGCTGGCCCACAAGTACGCCGACATCCCGATGCTGTCGCGCACCCATGGCCAGCCGGCCTCGCCGACGACGCTGGGCAAGGAAATGGCCAACGTCGCGCATCGCCTGATGCGCCAGCGCGTGCAGCTCGAAGAAATCGAATTGCTGGGCAAGATCAATGGCGCGGTGGGCAATTACAACGCCCATCTCTCGGCCTACCCGGACATCGACTGGGACAAGGAAAACGAAGCCTTTGTCGAATCGCTGGGCCTGAGCTTCAATCCCTACACCATCCAGATCGAGCCGCATGACTACATGGCCGAGCTGTTCGACGTATGCGCGCGCTACAACACCATCCTGATGGACTTCTGCCGCGACGTCTGGGGTTACATCGCACTCGGCTTCTTCAAGCAGAAGACCGTTGCCGGCGAAATCGGTTCGTCGACCATGCCGCACAAGGTCAACCCGATCGACTTCGAAAACGCCGAAGGCAACATCGGCATCGCCAACGCCCTGTTCCGTCACCTGGGCGAAAAGCTGCCGGTGTCGCGCTGGCAGCGTGACCTGACCGACTCCACCGTGCTTCGCAATCTCGGTGTCGGCTTCGGTCATTCCGTGATTGCCTATGCCTCGGCACAGAAAGGCATCTCCAAGCTGGAAGCCAATCCGGAGCGCATGGCCGCCGACCTGGATGACAACTGGGAAGTGCTCGCCGAGCCGATCCAGACCGTCATGCGCCGTTATGGCATCGAGCAGCCCTACGAAAAGCTGAAGGAACTCACCCGCGGCAAGAAAGTCGACGGTCCGGCGATGCGTGCCTTTGTCGACAAGCTCGACCTGCCGGAAGATGCCAAAAAGCGTCTGATGGACATGACACCGGCGAGCTACATCGGCATCGCCGCGAAGCTGGCGAAGGACATCTGACCAGCATCATGGCGGCGCAAAGCGACGCATTCATTGGTATCGAAGCCTGTTGGTGGGACCCGAACGACGACGATCTGATGGAATTCGTCGTCACTGCCAGCAATGGCGCCGTGTCAAGCGTGGGAAAGTTCTATGGCAGCCCTGGCCTGCTTCGAGAATTTGCAGAAAGCCTTACCGGTTTTCCGTCTTCGCGCCATCCCGAGACAGTCGAATGCAAGCTAGGACATGGCTGGGCGAAGCTTGTCCTGAGCGCGTTCAACGAAGGTTCCCTGGGTGTTCCATTCTTTGGCGTCAAGCTTGATGTGAATGATGAGCAAGCCGATCGACGCCATTCCGCGAGTTTCTGCATCCGCAGCGAAGCTGCGGAAGTCGACCGTTTTGCAGCACGCCTGCTCGCTTATTCGGAGCGAATGGAAACGCTCGTGAACGAGGTCGGGTCGGACTCGGAACCTTTTTTCTTCGACTTTGCATTTCCTTATCGCGAGCTAGTATCCCGTCGTGCGCTGAAGGAGGAGTCATGACACAACGAGCGCATGACTCGGTGCTAGGTGGACTCGCCGTCGAGGAATTCCTGAAGAAGCACTGGCAGAAAAAGCCGCTGCTGATCCGTAACGCCTTTCCGGATTTCGAGACTCCGCTGAGCGCTGACGAACTCGCTGGCCTGGCCTGCGAGGATGGCATCGAGTCGCGCGTTGTCATCAACGATAGCGAACGTTATGAACTGCGCCAGGGCCCCTTCTCCGACAGGGACTTTGCCGAGCTGCCGGAGCAAGGCTGGACCTTGCTGGTACAGGACGTGGACAAGCACCTGCCGGACCTTGCTGACTTTCTCGAGCATTTCAATTTCATCCCGAACTGGCGCATCGACGACCTGATGATTTCCTATGCCGCCGAGGGCGGCGGTGTCGGGCCGCACACCGACCAGTACGACGTGTTCCTGTTGCAGGCTGCCGGCAAGCGCCGCTGGCAGGTTGCCGAGTCCTTTGATCCGAGCATCATCGAGGGCATCGACCTCAAGGTGCTGAAGACGTTTACGCCGGAAGCGGACTGGGTCCTGGAACCCGGCGACATGCTCTACCTCCCACCAGGCGTGGCCCATGACGGCGTCGCGCTCGATTCCGACTGCATGACCTGGTCGATCGGCTTCCGCGCTCCTGCCTTGCAGGACATGATTTCGGATTTCGTCGAGCTGGTGCAGCAGCGCGTCGAGGACGACACCATGTACAGCGATGCGGACCTGTCGCTGGAAGATAGCCGGGACGGCAAGCTGTCGGATGCAGGGCTGAAGCGCGCCCGCGACCTGCTGCGCTCGGCGCTGGAACAGGATGATGCCGAGATGAATCGCTGGTTCGGGCGTTTCGTGACCGAGCCCAAGGCCTGGTTGGCCACGGCCGCGCCAGAAGACAGATGGTCCCCGGAAGCGCTGAAGTCGGCGCTGGCCACGCAGGACTTCGAACGGGACTCCCGCAGCCGCATGACCTGGCTGGACGACGGCGAAAACACGATCCTGTTCATCGATGGCGACGCCTGGACCCTCGAAAAGGGCAAGGAAAGCGGGCTTGACGAGCTGCTGGGAATGATCTGCACTCGGCGACTCTATCCGGCGGGCAGCTTCGGAAAATGGCTTGATGACGACGCAGCATTTTCACTCCTCTTGCAGCTGGCCGACCACGGTGCCCTCAAGCCCGTGATACCGGGAGATTCGGAATGAGCGCAGACCTGAACCAGATCGCATTTCGCCTAGCCGAATGGCCCGACGACATCGAGGCCATCCGCTCGGTCCGCATGCCGGTGTTCATGGTCGAGCAGAATGTCTCCGAAGAGGAAGAATGGGACGGCCGCGACCAGGAATGCCTGCACGTGCTTGCTTTCGACGGGGACCGACCGGTCGGCACCGCGCGCCTGCTGCCGGACGGCAAGATCGGCCGCATGGCGGTGCTGAAATCCCACCGTGGCCGTGACATTGGCGGCCGACTCCTTACAATGCTGGTGGAAGAAGCGCGCAAACGGGGCGACGCCTCGGTCAAGCTGGCCTCGCAGGTTCATGCCATCCCGTTTTACGAGCGCTTCGGCTTTGTCGCCCACGGCGAGGAATTCATGGATGCCAACATTCCGCACCGCTGGATGACACGAGACCTGACCACCAACAGCGCAGGTGCCCGCGATGAGTGACGAGCCAACGACGCCGAAGACGCCCAAGACGCTGGGTTCGCAGACCAGCGACACCTTCATGCGCCTGGAAACCGCCAGCGACAACCGTGCGGCGGCCGTGGCACTGGCGCAGCAGGCAAGCCGCCGCATCTCCATTTTCAGCCGCGACCTGGATCCGGCGGTCTATGACGACCCGGCCTTCCTGGACGCGGTACGGGCACTGGCTACCCGTGGTGGCCAGGTCATGATTCGCATCCTGCTGGTCGATGCCACCCGTGCCACCAAGGAAGGTCATCGCCTGATCGAGCTGTCACGCCGCCTGTCGACCTTCGTGCAGGTTCGCAAGCCGCATCGGGATTACCTCGACATGGGCGAGGGTTTCCTGATTGCCGACGAGACCGGTCTGCTCTACCGCAAGCTGTCGACCCGCTGGGAAGGCACGGCCGACACGCACGATCCGATGGGTGCGCGCGAGAAACTCAAGCTGTTCGACACCATCTGGGAAAAATCCCAGCCCGAGATCGAATCCCGTCAACTGGGCATCTGAACCGCACCGCCCGGCAAGACACCCCGCAAGGAGGTTGCAGTGGACGTACTAGAGGCTGTCCGCCAACGACGGTCGATGAAGTTCTTTGATCCCGAGCATGTGATGCCCGAGGACGACCTGCGCACGATCATGGAATCCGCGCTGCTGTCGCCCACCGCGTTCAACATCCAGCACTGGCGCTTCCTGAACATCACCGATCGCGAGATTCG
This DNA window, taken from Gammaproteobacteria bacterium, encodes the following:
- a CDS encoding cupin domain-containing protein, which translates into the protein MTQRAHDSVLGGLAVEEFLKKHWQKKPLLIRNAFPDFETPLSADELAGLACEDGIESRVVINDSERYELRQGPFSDRDFAELPEQGWTLLVQDVDKHLPDLADFLEHFNFIPNWRIDDLMISYAAEGGGVGPHTDQYDVFLLQAAGKRRWQVAESFDPSIIEGIDLKVLKTFTPEADWVLEPGDMLYLPPGVAHDGVALDSDCMTWSIGFRAPALQDMISDFVELVQQRVEDDTMYSDADLSLEDSRDGKLSDAGLKRARDLLRSALEQDDAEMNRWFGRFVTEPKAWLATAAPEDRWSPEALKSALATQDFERDSRSRMTWLDDGENTILFIDGDAWTLEKGKESGLDELLGMICTRRLYPAGSFGKWLDDDAAFSLLLQLADHGALKPVIPGDSE
- a CDS encoding GNAT family N-acetyltransferase, whose protein sequence is MSADLNQIAFRLAEWPDDIEAIRSVRMPVFMVEQNVSEEEEWDGRDQECLHVLAFDGDRPVGTARLLPDGKIGRMAVLKSHRGRDIGGRLLTMLVEEARKRGDASVKLASQVHAIPFYERFGFVAHGEEFMDANIPHRWMTRDLTTNSAGARDE
- the purB gene encoding adenylosuccinate lyase yields the protein EGNAEIKKVAEFFHFACTSEDINNLSYALMLQEARDKVLYPAWDAINEDIRALAHKYADIPMLSRTHGQPASPTTLGKEMANVAHRLMRQRVQLEEIELLGKINGAVGNYNAHLSAYPDIDWDKENEAFVESLGLSFNPYTIQIEPHDYMAELFDVCARYNTILMDFCRDVWGYIALGFFKQKTVAGEIGSSTMPHKVNPIDFENAEGNIGIANALFRHLGEKLPVSRWQRDLTDSTVLRNLGVGFGHSVIAYASAQKGISKLEANPERMAADLDDNWEVLAEPIQTVMRRYGIEQPYEKLKELTRGKKVDGPAMRAFVDKLDLPEDAKKRLMDMTPASYIGIAAKLAKDI